The following proteins are co-located in the Leishmania panamensis strain MHOM/PA/94/PSC-1 chromosome 26 sequence genome:
- a CDS encoding nuclear lim interactor-interacting factor-like protein (TriTrypDB/GeneDB-style sysID: LpmP.26.0160) has protein sequence MSSAHKPTTQEAINFFKQYRAKFQSGCSEGNSPSQNSVNASRAQNIVTQVQQVGVVADPTTRSIVPMDRRSGTTTTRLDLLRKSPTNCSPCLLQDVAIKPLLPPLPFASVPKVTLVLDVDETLVHSTFQPSSDVVYDKVLHVPSDGRMYTVSVKYRPYLEDFLRFISRRFEVVVFTASMRAYCDKLMDEIDPQGILGNLRLFREHCTLCERSYVKDLHRLGRDLRRVVILDNSPAAYSFQQRNAIPIKTWINDPKDCELFLLFPFLDSLSMCGSVYSELDLYNARGCDYL, from the coding sequence ATGTCTTCGGCGCACAAACCGACGACGCAGGAAGCAATCAACTTCTTCAAGCAGTATCGAGCGAAGTTTCAGTCTGGTTGTAGCGAGGGGAATTCGCCTAGTCAAAATAGTGTGAATGCATCTCGTGCGCAGAACATTGTGACACAGGTGCAGCAGGTCGGCGTGGTGGCCGACCCAACGACCCGCAGCATTGTTCCGATGGACCGCCGAAGTGGTACGACGACCACGCGGCTCGATCTGCTTCGCAAATCGCCCACAAACTGCTCTCCGTGCTTACTGCAGGACGTCGCGATtaagccgctgctgccgccgctgccctttGCCTCCGTACCAAAGGTGACGTTAGTGCTGGATGTGGACGAGACGCTGGTGCACTCCACGTTTCAGCCGAGCTCGGATGTAGTGTACGACAAAGTGCTGCACGTGCCCTCTGACGGGCGCATGTACACTGTCAGCGTCAAGTACCGACCCTACCTGGAGGACTTTTTGCGCTTCATCAGCCGTCGCTTTGAAGTGGTGGTCTTCACAGCCAGCATGCGCGCCTACTGTGATAAACTAATGGACGAAATCGATCCACAGGGTATTCTGGGAAACTTGCGTCTATTCCGCGAGCACTGCACCCTCTGCGAGCGCTCTTACGTGAAGGATCTTCACCGACTCGGCCGCGATCTTCGTCGAGTTGTCATTCTGGACAACAGCCCAGCCGCCTACTCGTTTCAGCAGCGTAACGCCATCCCGATCAAGACGTGGATCAACGACCCGAAGGACTGCGAGCTGTTCTtgctttttcctttccttgaCAGCCTCTCGATGTGCGGCTCGGTCTACAGCGAGCTGGATCTGTACAACGCCAGGGGGTGCGACTATCTGTGA
- a CDS encoding hypothetical protein (TriTrypDB/GeneDB-style sysID: LpmP.26.0150), with protein sequence MATQDEMEALLCELSTTTGTIAEAVRYAHKYLQSPECQSTAVDMFPPTQLAHSIGKLCRCRGMIQEVQPELHLFCASRQSFFSARSVETLDGNDREYMDAVSLYVIPVPGNLHFYTMEEPSRSLGAAHCDTFRKRSDRDRDASMAAFTSDTENNLIRKYARHTASASDTTAPPAQSSGMSADGPFLNFPHPPCNRQLQGACVVTVLLPAEEGTRPNPFRINDVIDFYGYQHFPDDQLEVNERDDFAHFSAWNATELSRGLVSRLLCLSYAPVSSLQLRRRIAMPKLIVSSMAEARADALAYLINTVTKGDALTAKYLLLHLCARVRMHSASMPVGDLPLLISSPQLVAAEWSAHLREIVPVAEILLTGDVLRPLPHVRLTPKYNKELNYLEAGLLQVAHGTHITVDCASLGALEEKWYEGMFALIHKQQLLLEYPYQTLELPVDVSMLALHNTGASEALHPLFRFAMSIRWCPCPSVSAQDVALMPHISSSAVRDYLDSVRCLEATSLMDDALSDRASRALFEMSANLPGWNNRDPLLHNSTFSVAIALMRAHAASHGRFDFTAEDIAAVCDLEQERMVRLRTPPLSAPPIAHPGVA encoded by the coding sequence ATGGCAACGCAAGACGAAATGGAGGCGCTCCTGTGTGAGCTCAGCACAACCACCGGCACCATCGCCGAGGCTGTTCGCTACGCGCACAAATACCTCCAGTCACCGGAATGCCAGAGCACAGCAGTTGATATGTTCCCGCCAACGCAGCTGGCCCACTCGATCGGCAAGCTCTGCCGTTGTCGTGGCATGATTCAGGAAGTCCAACCCGAGCTTCATCTGTTCTGTGCCTCCCGACAGAGCTTCTTTTCTGCTAGGAGTGTGGAGACGCTGGACGGGAATGACAGGGAGTATATGGACGCTGTTTCGCTGTACGTGATCCCGGTCCCCGGAAACCTGCATTTTTACACGATGGAGGAACCGTCACGCAGCCTCGGCGCTGCACACTGTGACACGTTCCGTAAGCGCAGCGACCGCGACAGGGACGCCTCGATGGCGGCCTTTACGAGCGATACCGAGAACAATCTCATCCGGAAGTACGCCAGGCATACAGCCAGCGCGAGCGACACGACCGCCCCACCGGCACAGTCATCAGGCATGTCCGCGGATGGGCCGTTTTTGAACTTTCCGCATCCTCCGTGCaaccgccagctgcagggcgCCTGTGTCGTCACGGTGCTCCTCCCGGCCGAAGAGGGTACACGTCCGAATCCGTTTCGCATCAATGATGTGATAGATTTCTACGGCTACCAGCACTTCCCCGATGACCAACTAGAGGTAAACGAAAGGGACGACTTCGCGCACTTTAGTGCATGGAATGCTACCGAGCTGTCAAGAGGCCTTGTAAGCAGactcctctgtctctcctACGCACCGGTGAGCTCCCTGCAGCTCCGACGCCGCATAGCGATGCCGAAGCTCATTGTATCGTCCATGGCGGAGGCTCGCGCCGATGCCTTAGCATACCTTATAAACACAGTGACCAAAGGCGACGCGCTCACAGCAAAGTACCTGCTGCTTCATCTGTGCGCAAGAGTGAGGATGCATAGCGCCTCGATGCCTGTCGGTGACCTCCCGTTACTGATTAGCTCCCCTCAGCTCGTTGCAGCAGAGTGGTCGGCGCACTTACGTGAGATCGTCCCGGTGGCGGAGATTCTTCTCACAGGGGACGTGCTGCGGCCCCTTCCGCATGTCCGTCTTACCCCAAAGTACAACAAGGAGCTGAATTACCTTGAAGCGGGTCTCCTGCAGGTTGCCCACGGCACACACATCACGGTCGACTGCGCATCCCTCGGCGCACTCGAGGAGAAGTGGTACGAGGGGATGTTTGCGCTGATtcacaagcagcagctgctatTGGAGTATCCCTATCAGACATTGGAGCTTCCAGTGGATGTCTCGATGCTCGCGCTGCACAACACAGGCGCATCAGAAGCTCTGCACCCACTCTTTCGCTTCGCTATGAGTATACGGTGGTGCCCCTGCCCAAGCGTATCGGCTCAGGACGTCGCCCTGATGCCTCACATAAGCAGCAGTGCGGTGCGAGACTATCTGGACTCTGTCCGGTGCCTCGAAGCAACATCGCTGATGGACGACGCACTATCGGACAGGGCGTCACGCGCGCTCTTCGAGATGTCAGCAAACCTGCCCGGGTGGAATAACCGAGATCCACTGCTGCACAACAGCACCTTTTCGGTTGCCATTGCTctcatgcgcgcacacgcggcGAGTCACGGGCGTTTCGACTTCACTGCAGAAGATATTGCTGCCGTCTGCGACCTCGAGCAGGAGCGCAtggtgcgcctgcgcacgCCCCCACTCTCGGCCCCTCCGATCGCACATCCAGGTGTCGCGTAA
- a CDS encoding 60S ribosomal protein L7, putative (TriTrypDB/GeneDB-style sysID: LpmP.26.0170), which yields MPAVPAPESAIKRAAFKQQQTESFKKAVVASKAAKAALKKVAYSRGRRYSREYRGAEKKLVTLRRQAASHGNYYLEAKPKVAVVTRIRGIAKVNPKQRKILQLLRLRQIFNTVFVKMNKPIENMLRAVEPYIAYGYPSLATVRAMVYKRGYLKINGQRVKITDNQMIKDKYNNADVVCAEDMVNQIYTCGKHFRTVTHGLWPFKLAPPAGGMRQKRRHFVEGGDYGNRDTLINRFLARMI from the coding sequence ATGCCTGCTGTCCCCGCCCCTGAGTCTGCGATCAAGCGCGCTGCGttcaagcagcagcagacggagAGCTTCAAGAAGGCCGTGGTGGCCAGTAAGGCTGCCAAGGCTGCCCTGAAGAAGGTCGCCTACAGCCGTGGCCGCAGATACTCCCGCGAGTACCGTGGCGCGGAGAAGAAGCTGgtgacgctgcgccgccaggCTGCCTCTCACGGTAACTACTACCTGGAGGCGAAGCCGAAGGTTGCCGTGGTGACCCGCATCCGCGGTATCGCCAAGGTGAACCCGAAGCAGCGCAAGATCCTCCAGcttctgcgcctgcgccagaTCTTCAACACGGTGTTCGTGAAGATGAACAAGCCGATCGAGAACATGCTGCGCGCGGTGGAGCCCTACATCGCGTACGGCTACCCATCCCTGGCCACCGTGCGCGCGATGGTGTACAAGCGCGGCTACCTGAAGATCAACGGCCAGCGTGTGAAGATCACGGATAACCAGATGATCAAGGACAAGTACAACAACGCGGACGTCGTGTGCGCTGAGGATATGGTGAACCAGATCTACACCTGTGGCAAGCACTTCCGCACGGTGACGCACGGCCTGTGGCCCTTCAAGCTGGCCCCGCCGGCCGGTGGCATGCGCCAGAAGCGCCGTCACTTTGTGGAGGGCGGCGACTATGGTAACCGCGACACCCTGATCAACCGCTTTCTCGCCCGCATGATCTGA